In one Arachis duranensis cultivar V14167 chromosome 9, aradu.V14167.gnm2.J7QH, whole genome shotgun sequence genomic region, the following are encoded:
- the LOC107465161 gene encoding uncharacterized protein LOC107465161 isoform X1, producing MQAFIFFCQPVEAQEQAEQVGKGEIKKKMEVSNKYIVIKHHFEDAPKESDFEIKTETLDLSVEEGSDDMIVKNLYISINPFQINRMKSFSASQDVISYSTRITPGRAIDGPGIGKVVASGNNKFVKGDLVLGVFTWAEYCLVKERTIMRKLEPSEFPLTYHLGVLEMIKNNESMKAFKRERKATVAQNVSAKPAGEGSSQVSSKPLVPSSPGPRRMIPTPRVYLVDHSQTSAGTSSPSATPPPKRPRTVEPFSLDAPDFDAVGFVDQHIASYGVMPTDDVSILYHLDFITRSGIKLAHMGAALYWTAQDLPIHATKAFIEEAKSEFDRIKGLKEELEVKVTKLEKELEGEKTRAIGLAAAVQLAEDTALKHKDSYVTTYREMMDLRNSLESVRADYT from the exons ATGCAAGCATTCATTTTTTTCTGTCAACCTGTAGAGGCACAGGAACAAGCAGAGCAAGTAGGCAAaggtgaaattaaaaaaaaaatggaagtgAGTAACAAATATATAGTGATAAAGCATCACTTCGAAGATGCCCCAAAAGAGTCAGATTTTGAGATAAAAACAGAGACTTTAGATTTGTCAGTAGAGGAAGGAAGTGATGATATGATAGTGAAGAATCTGTATATCTCTATTAACCCATTTCAGATCAACCGCATGAAGAGCTTTAGCGCTTCCCAAGATGTTATCAGTTATTCCACCCGCATAACTCCCGGCAGG GCAATTGATGGTCCTGGTATTGGGAAAGTTGTGGCTTCTGGTAACAATAAGTTCGTGAAAGGTGATTTGGTTCTTGGAGTATTCACTTGGGCTGAGTATTGTTTAGTGAAAGAAAGAACCATCATGAGAAAACTAGAGCCCTCCGAATTTCCACTCACTTATCATCTTGGGGTTCTAG agatgattaaaaataacgaatccatgaaggcctttaaaaggGAAAGGAAGGCTACTGTAGCTCAAAACGTCTCGGCCAAGCCGGCCGGGGAGGGGTCTTCTCAAGTTTCATCGAAGCCTTTGGTTCCGAGCTCTCCTGGACCGAGGAGGATGATCCCTACTCCTCGGGTTTATTTGGTTGATCATTCACAAACTTCTGCTGGTACCTCTTCTCCTTCTGCaactcctcctccaaaaagaccccGGACTGTCGAGCCTTTTAGTTTGGATGCTCCCGACTTTGATGCTGTCGGGTTTGTAGATCAACATATTGCTTCttatggtgtcatgcctactgatgatgtatccattctttatcatttggattttattactCGGAGCGGCATTAAactggcacacatgggagcaGCTTTATACTGGACcgctcaagatcttcctatccatGCTACAAAGGCCTTTATAGAGGAGGCAAAATCAGAGTTTGACCGGATTAAAGGTTTGAAAGAGGAGCTTGAGGTGAAAGTGACCAAGCTGGAGAAGGAGTTGGAGGGGGAAAAGACTCGGGCTATTGGTCTGGCGGCCGCTGTACAATTAGCTGAGGACACGGCGttaaaacataaggatagctatgttaccACTTATAGAGAGATGATGGATCTCAGGAACAGCTTAGAATCTGTCCGGGCCGATTATACCTAG
- the LOC107465161 gene encoding uncharacterized protein LOC107465161 isoform X3 codes for MEVSNKYIVIKHHFEDAPKESDFEIKTETLDLSVEEGSDDMIVKNLYISINPFQINRMKSFSASQDVISYSTRITPGRAIDGPGIGKVVASGNNKFVKGDLVLGVFTWAEYCLVKERTIMRKLEPSEFPLTYHLGVLEMIKNNESMKAFKRERKATVAQNVSAKPAGEGSSQVSSKPLVPSSPGPRRMIPTPRVYLVDHSQTSAGTSSPSATPPPKRPRTVEPFSLDAPDFDAVGFVDQHIASYGVMPTDDVSILYHLDFITRSGIKLAHMGAALYWTAQDLPIHATKAFIEEAKSEFDRIKGLKEELEVKVTKLEKELEGEKTRAIGLAAAVQLAEDTALKHKDSYVTTYREMMDLRNSLESVRADYT; via the exons atggaagtgAGTAACAAATATATAGTGATAAAGCATCACTTCGAAGATGCCCCAAAAGAGTCAGATTTTGAGATAAAAACAGAGACTTTAGATTTGTCAGTAGAGGAAGGAAGTGATGATATGATAGTGAAGAATCTGTATATCTCTATTAACCCATTTCAGATCAACCGCATGAAGAGCTTTAGCGCTTCCCAAGATGTTATCAGTTATTCCACCCGCATAACTCCCGGCAGG GCAATTGATGGTCCTGGTATTGGGAAAGTTGTGGCTTCTGGTAACAATAAGTTCGTGAAAGGTGATTTGGTTCTTGGAGTATTCACTTGGGCTGAGTATTGTTTAGTGAAAGAAAGAACCATCATGAGAAAACTAGAGCCCTCCGAATTTCCACTCACTTATCATCTTGGGGTTCTAG agatgattaaaaataacgaatccatgaaggcctttaaaaggGAAAGGAAGGCTACTGTAGCTCAAAACGTCTCGGCCAAGCCGGCCGGGGAGGGGTCTTCTCAAGTTTCATCGAAGCCTTTGGTTCCGAGCTCTCCTGGACCGAGGAGGATGATCCCTACTCCTCGGGTTTATTTGGTTGATCATTCACAAACTTCTGCTGGTACCTCTTCTCCTTCTGCaactcctcctccaaaaagaccccGGACTGTCGAGCCTTTTAGTTTGGATGCTCCCGACTTTGATGCTGTCGGGTTTGTAGATCAACATATTGCTTCttatggtgtcatgcctactgatgatgtatccattctttatcatttggattttattactCGGAGCGGCATTAAactggcacacatgggagcaGCTTTATACTGGACcgctcaagatcttcctatccatGCTACAAAGGCCTTTATAGAGGAGGCAAAATCAGAGTTTGACCGGATTAAAGGTTTGAAAGAGGAGCTTGAGGTGAAAGTGACCAAGCTGGAGAAGGAGTTGGAGGGGGAAAAGACTCGGGCTATTGGTCTGGCGGCCGCTGTACAATTAGCTGAGGACACGGCGttaaaacataaggatagctatgttaccACTTATAGAGAGATGATGGATCTCAGGAACAGCTTAGAATCTGTCCGGGCCGATTATACCTAG
- the LOC107465161 gene encoding uncharacterized protein LOC107465161 isoform X4 produces the protein MKSFSASQDVISYSTRITPGRAIDGPGIGKVVASGNNKFVKGDLVLGVFTWAEYCLVKERTIMRKLEPSEFPLTYHLGVLEMIKNNESMKAFKRERKATVAQNVSAKPAGEGSSQVSSKPLVPSSPGPRRMIPTPRVYLVDHSQTSAGTSSPSATPPPKRPRTVEPFSLDAPDFDAVGFVDQHIASYGVMPTDDVSILYHLDFITRSGIKLAHMGAALYWTAQDLPIHATKAFIEEAKSEFDRIKGLKEELEVKVTKLEKELEGEKTRAIGLAAAVQLAEDTALKHKDSYVTTYREMMDLRNSLESVRADYT, from the exons ATGAAGAGCTTTAGCGCTTCCCAAGATGTTATCAGTTATTCCACCCGCATAACTCCCGGCAGG GCAATTGATGGTCCTGGTATTGGGAAAGTTGTGGCTTCTGGTAACAATAAGTTCGTGAAAGGTGATTTGGTTCTTGGAGTATTCACTTGGGCTGAGTATTGTTTAGTGAAAGAAAGAACCATCATGAGAAAACTAGAGCCCTCCGAATTTCCACTCACTTATCATCTTGGGGTTCTAG agatgattaaaaataacgaatccatgaaggcctttaaaaggGAAAGGAAGGCTACTGTAGCTCAAAACGTCTCGGCCAAGCCGGCCGGGGAGGGGTCTTCTCAAGTTTCATCGAAGCCTTTGGTTCCGAGCTCTCCTGGACCGAGGAGGATGATCCCTACTCCTCGGGTTTATTTGGTTGATCATTCACAAACTTCTGCTGGTACCTCTTCTCCTTCTGCaactcctcctccaaaaagaccccGGACTGTCGAGCCTTTTAGTTTGGATGCTCCCGACTTTGATGCTGTCGGGTTTGTAGATCAACATATTGCTTCttatggtgtcatgcctactgatgatgtatccattctttatcatttggattttattactCGGAGCGGCATTAAactggcacacatgggagcaGCTTTATACTGGACcgctcaagatcttcctatccatGCTACAAAGGCCTTTATAGAGGAGGCAAAATCAGAGTTTGACCGGATTAAAGGTTTGAAAGAGGAGCTTGAGGTGAAAGTGACCAAGCTGGAGAAGGAGTTGGAGGGGGAAAAGACTCGGGCTATTGGTCTGGCGGCCGCTGTACAATTAGCTGAGGACACGGCGttaaaacataaggatagctatgttaccACTTATAGAGAGATGATGGATCTCAGGAACAGCTTAGAATCTGTCCGGGCCGATTATACCTAG